One Dictyoglomus thermophilum H-6-12 DNA window includes the following coding sequences:
- a CDS encoding NUDIX hydrolase yields MDEKIIETVEKYKGRIITVKEYRVVLINGKEAKREVVHHPGAVAILPVLEDGSVFFVKQYRLPAQKVLLEIPAGKLDYGEKPEECAYRELEEEIGYVPGKLKLVHTFYPSPGISDEVLYLFEASDLKRTKENPDEDEFLELVILSKDEVKRYLFENKFEDSKTLIGVYYYLYSRRS; encoded by the coding sequence TTGGATGAGAAAATCATAGAGACAGTTGAAAAATATAAGGGGAGAATCATTACTGTAAAAGAATATAGAGTGGTACTTATAAATGGAAAGGAGGCTAAAAGGGAGGTAGTTCATCATCCTGGAGCTGTAGCAATTTTACCTGTTCTTGAGGATGGATCCGTGTTTTTTGTAAAGCAGTATCGCCTACCAGCTCAAAAAGTTTTGCTTGAGATTCCTGCTGGAAAATTAGATTATGGCGAAAAGCCTGAGGAATGTGCATATCGTGAACTTGAAGAAGAGATAGGTTATGTTCCTGGAAAATTGAAACTTGTCCATACCTTTTATCCATCTCCAGGTATAAGTGATGAAGTCTTATATCTCTTTGAGGCTAGTGATCTGAAGAGGACAAAAGAAAATCCAGATGAAGATGAGTTTTTAGAGCTCGTAATTCTGAGCAAAGATGAGGTTAAGAGATATCTTTTTGAAAATAAATTTGAAGATTCTAAAACTTTAATTGGCGTATATTATTATTTATACTCAAGGAGGAGTTAA
- the recN gene encoding DNA repair protein RecN, whose translation MLLALRVKDFAIIDEITLDFHDGFNVITGETGAGKSLLVDAVAFLLGERASTDIIRSGSNRTLVEAMFTMNEEVERLLDEWDIPKEKDGTLLVSRELNKNGRSKCRVNGELVTVGMLERLLSNVVEIHGQHEHQKILHRDFQLEVFDRLGGDELLNQRNKVKELFSRLKNLYAERDEIYGKEKERQQRIDLLSFQIEEIEKANLKIGEEEELLEERQRLQNYEKIRMGIEEAIKFLYENPEGFSAFEQLGEGLDIIKTLSSLDENISNIANLLENAKIYLGEAVDNLIKYKDSMNLDPSAIEEIEERLYRISQLKRKYGKTIEEILEYKEKAKEELDMLSNMEARLENIEAEINSIEEKLLYESEKLSEMRKNIVQDFVKRVESELSELGMEHAKFSVEFIEPSSGLNINGVKLSEKGREVIEFMLSSNPGELFKPLRHVASGGELSRVMLALKTILNEVDNTPVLIFDEIDTGIGGETAYLLAQKLWNISKRRQVFCVTHLPQIAAWADYHFHVEKKIVNDQTRIRVSMLEDKSRILELSRMLGGSIVSDVSQQHAKELLVKASQLKGKESLENMGGES comes from the coding sequence ATGTTATTAGCGCTGCGAGTAAAAGATTTTGCAATTATAGATGAGATTACCTTGGATTTTCATGATGGTTTTAATGTTATAACTGGAGAAACTGGTGCCGGTAAATCACTTTTAGTAGATGCTGTAGCCTTTCTTTTAGGGGAAAGAGCTTCAACAGATATTATAAGGTCGGGAAGTAATAGAACTCTCGTGGAAGCTATGTTTACTATGAATGAAGAAGTAGAAAGACTATTAGATGAATGGGATATTCCTAAAGAAAAGGACGGTACTTTGTTGGTTTCGAGAGAGTTAAATAAAAATGGAAGAAGTAAGTGTAGAGTTAATGGCGAACTGGTTACTGTAGGTATGTTGGAAAGACTCCTTTCAAATGTTGTAGAAATTCACGGACAGCACGAACATCAAAAGATACTTCATAGGGATTTTCAACTTGAGGTCTTTGATAGGCTTGGTGGAGATGAATTGTTAAATCAGAGAAATAAAGTGAAAGAGTTGTTTTCTCGACTTAAAAATCTTTATGCAGAGAGAGATGAAATATATGGTAAAGAAAAGGAAAGACAGCAAAGAATTGATCTATTGTCCTTTCAAATAGAGGAAATCGAAAAAGCAAATTTAAAAATTGGAGAAGAAGAGGAATTATTAGAGGAAAGACAGAGGTTGCAAAATTACGAGAAAATAAGAATGGGTATAGAAGAGGCTATAAAATTTTTATATGAGAATCCAGAAGGTTTCTCAGCCTTCGAACAGTTAGGAGAAGGCTTAGATATTATTAAAACTCTTTCTTCATTAGATGAAAATATTAGTAATATTGCAAATTTACTTGAGAATGCAAAAATATACCTTGGTGAGGCTGTGGATAATTTAATCAAGTATAAAGATAGCATGAATTTAGACCCATCTGCAATTGAGGAGATAGAAGAGAGATTGTACCGAATTTCTCAGTTAAAGAGAAAATATGGTAAGACCATTGAGGAAATATTAGAGTATAAAGAGAAGGCAAAAGAAGAACTTGATATGCTTTCTAATATGGAAGCAAGATTAGAAAATATTGAGGCAGAGATAAACTCCATTGAAGAGAAGCTTCTTTATGAGAGTGAAAAATTATCAGAAATGAGAAAGAATATAGTACAAGATTTTGTTAAGAGAGTAGAGTCAGAACTTTCGGAACTTGGAATGGAACATGCAAAATTTTCCGTCGAGTTTATAGAGCCATCTTCAGGTTTGAATATAAACGGAGTGAAGTTAAGTGAAAAAGGGAGAGAGGTAATAGAATTTATGTTATCTTCTAATCCTGGTGAACTGTTTAAGCCATTAAGACACGTAGCTTCTGGTGGTGAGTTGTCCAGGGTTATGTTAGCTTTAAAGACTATTTTGAATGAAGTAGATAATACTCCTGTGCTTATCTTTGACGAAATTGATACTGGAATAGGTGGAGAAACAGCTTATCTTCTTGCTCAAAAGTTATGGAATATTTCAAAGAGAAGACAAGTTTTTTGTGTGACTCATTTGCCTCAAATAGCAGCTTGGGCAGATTATCACTTCCATGTAGAGAAGAAGATCGTTAATGATCAAACCAGAATAAGGGTCTCAATGCTTGAAGATAAGTCTAGGATTCTTGAGCTTTCAAGAATGCTTGGGGGTAGTATAGTTTCTGATGTAAGTCAGCAACATGCAAAGGAGTTATTAGTTAAGGCCTCACAACTTAAAGGCAAGGAAAGCTTAGAAAATATGGGGGGTGAAAGTTAA
- the nusB gene encoding transcription antitermination factor NusB, with translation MSKERTRCREKVLQLLFQKDLGQEVEVDFSDFSPQGQAFAYRLYDGALQYKDLADSIISRFSKNWKLERMGALERNILRLAIAEMFTFSDIPQAVTVNEAVELAKKYVSPEAGRFVNGILRNIVRNWEEVKSLKEGFVDVTPEN, from the coding sequence ATGAGTAAGGAGAGGACAAGATGTCGTGAAAAGGTTTTACAGCTTCTTTTTCAAAAAGACTTGGGCCAAGAAGTTGAAGTGGATTTTAGTGATTTTTCCCCTCAGGGACAAGCTTTTGCTTACAGGTTGTATGATGGTGCTCTTCAATATAAGGATTTAGCTGATTCTATAATAAGCAGGTTTAGTAAAAATTGGAAACTTGAAAGAATGGGGGCTTTAGAGAGAAATATTTTGAGATTAGCAATTGCAGAGATGTTTACCTTTTCCGATATTCCTCAGGCAGTTACTGTTAATGAGGCAGTTGAGCTTGCTAAAAAATATGTAAGTCCGGAAGCTGGTAGGTTTGTAAATGGTATTTTAAGAAATATTGTTAGAAATTGGGAAGAGGTTAAAAGTTTGAAAGAAGGTTTTGTGGATGTTACTCCAGAAAATTAA
- a CDS encoding Asp23/Gls24 family envelope stress response protein encodes MRINKSERVTTFLLLFISCLIYIVLILALLKWPPALSILDWASSKGFLFSIILLIVLFVLSFSMSFFYLLFREKTTISLGNTSGLGEISISLNGIKNAIRDIATYFSEIQEIRPEIENIRGKIMLTLRIKVPYGTDITRVVNELQHRVKVYFENVLSLNLENINIIIEDVVPAKKGK; translated from the coding sequence TGAAAGAGTAACTACATTTTTGCTACTTTTTATTTCCTGTTTGATATATATTGTTCTTATTTTAGCTTTATTAAAATGGCCTCCTGCTTTGTCTATTTTGGATTGGGCATCTAGTAAAGGTTTTCTTTTCTCAATAATCCTTCTTATTGTTTTATTTGTATTATCTTTTAGTATGAGCTTTTTTTATTTATTATTTAGAGAAAAAACTACTATTAGTTTGGGAAATACCTCAGGACTTGGAGAGATAAGCATATCTCTTAATGGAATTAAAAATGCTATAAGAGATATAGCTACATATTTCTCTGAGATTCAAGAGATTAGGCCAGAAATAGAAAATATAAGGGGTAAAATTATGTTGACTCTCAGAATAAAGGTTCCTTATGGTACTGATATCACAAGAGTGGTGAATGAATTACAGCATAGGGTCAAGGTTTATTTCGAAAATGTTTTATCTCTAAACTTAGAAAATATCAATATTATCATTGAAGATGTAGTTCCTGCTAAGAAGGGTAAGTAG
- a CDS encoding NAD(+)/NADH kinase, translated as MEIKIRKIGVFYNPKKREAKKGIDILKDWAKERGIEVIPEGVDVDLGVAIGGDGTVLYTLQKLSIHDIPVVGINTGRLGFLTTVEFKDISVLLNSIESGNFFIEKHPVIKISIDHNNFYAFNEVVFLKSENTPLISVNLVFDNSSILTPPADGVIIATSAGSTAYALSAGGAIIFPEVEVLEIIPICAHSLTSRPLILDLNNLEVKVNFQRKSTQVEVWIDGKEIGIVSNKNHISISKANFYGKLIFLPGWDFINRLKKKLHWR; from the coding sequence TTGGAAATTAAGATCCGAAAGATAGGAGTCTTTTATAATCCCAAAAAAAGGGAGGCAAAGAAGGGGATAGATATACTGAAAGATTGGGCTAAGGAAAGGGGTATTGAGGTCATTCCCGAGGGAGTTGATGTGGATCTTGGAGTAGCTATTGGAGGTGATGGAACTGTTCTTTATACTCTTCAAAAACTATCTATCCATGATATACCTGTAGTCGGTATTAACACTGGAAGACTTGGTTTTTTAACCACCGTAGAGTTCAAAGATATCTCCGTGCTTTTAAACTCTATAGAAAGTGGAAATTTTTTTATTGAAAAACATCCGGTAATAAAGATCTCAATTGACCATAATAATTTTTATGCGTTTAATGAAGTGGTCTTCTTAAAATCGGAAAATACACCTTTAATCTCTGTAAATCTTGTGTTTGACAATAGTTCTATATTGACTCCTCCGGCCGATGGGGTAATTATAGCTACCTCTGCAGGTTCTACTGCTTATGCTCTTTCTGCTGGTGGCGCTATTATTTTCCCTGAAGTGGAGGTCTTAGAAATTATTCCCATATGTGCTCATTCTTTAACTTCAAGGCCTTTAATTTTAGATCTTAATAACTTAGAAGTAAAGGTTAATTTTCAAAGAAAATCTACTCAAGTTGAAGTGTGGATTGATGGTAAAGAAATTGGTATTGTTAGTAATAAGAATCATATTAGCATTAGTAAGGCTAATTTTTATGGAAAATTAATATTTTTACCTGGATGGGACTTCATAAATAGACTTAAGAAGAAACTACATTGGAGGTAG
- the hslO gene encoding Hsp33 family molecular chaperone HslO, producing MDYLIRGLSKDKRIVAYVAKTTDLVEQARQIHKASPTAIAALGRTLTLAAIMGKMLKKDEERISLQITGNGPLGNIFAEADSKGNVRGFIKRAYIDLPPTPDGKLDVPSAIGKEGTLSVIRDLGLKEPYRGVVPIVSGGIAKDLAYYFTYSEQLPSAVAAGVYVSKEGKVISAGGYIVQIMESAEKDIIDILETNIKNLDPPSKMILDGQSPEEIMSRIFKNIEYEQFSREDLKYACRCSRERAENTLIALGVKELEELIKNEEFIEVKCEFCGKTYTFDKRDMEEIINQLKNKT from the coding sequence ATGGATTACTTAATAAGAGGACTATCGAAAGACAAAAGAATAGTAGCATATGTAGCAAAAACCACTGATCTTGTAGAACAAGCAAGACAAATCCACAAGGCTTCTCCAACAGCCATTGCAGCTCTTGGTAGAACCTTAACTCTTGCTGCAATAATGGGTAAAATGCTTAAAAAAGATGAAGAAAGAATAAGCCTACAAATAACAGGAAATGGGCCTTTAGGTAATATATTTGCAGAAGCAGATTCAAAAGGAAATGTAAGAGGTTTTATTAAAAGAGCTTACATAGACCTACCACCCACTCCCGACGGAAAATTAGATGTGCCTTCTGCTATAGGAAAAGAAGGAACTCTAAGCGTAATAAGAGATTTAGGATTAAAAGAGCCCTATAGAGGAGTTGTACCCATTGTATCTGGAGGTATAGCTAAAGACTTAGCTTATTATTTTACATACTCTGAGCAATTACCATCTGCCGTTGCTGCAGGGGTTTATGTGAGTAAAGAAGGAAAAGTGATCTCTGCTGGTGGATACATTGTTCAAATAATGGAAAGTGCGGAAAAAGATATTATTGATATTTTGGAAACCAACATTAAAAATCTCGATCCTCCCAGCAAGATGATTCTTGATGGGCAAAGTCCCGAAGAAATAATGAGCAGAATATTTAAAAATATCGAATATGAACAATTCTCAAGAGAAGATCTTAAATATGCTTGTAGGTGTAGTAGAGAAAGAGCAGAAAATACTCTTATAGCCCTCGGAGTTAAAGAATTAGAAGAGCTTATTAAAAACGAAGAATTCATTGAAGTAAAATGCGAATTCTGTGGAAAAACCTATACTTTTGACAAAAGGGATATGGAAGAAATAATAAATCAATTAAAAAATAAAACATAA
- a CDS encoding amino acid ABC transporter permease: MDFNLSIFIESIPYLLKGAVVTLRLSVVSVFFGIILGLFLGLARISKNYFLRIPSTIYVEVIRGTPLLMQLLIIYYALPSFGINLGAITAAIVGLSLNSAAYTGEIFRSGIQSIEKGQMEAARSLGMTYFQAMRYVILPQAFRRILPPLTNEFVSMLKESSLASTLAVTELLRAGREIVAWKANVFSPFLGVTLIYLLMTLPLTRLSVWLEKRLKTGD; encoded by the coding sequence TTGGATTTTAATCTAAGTATATTTATTGAGAGTATACCTTATTTACTGAAAGGCGCAGTGGTTACATTGCGCCTTTCAGTAGTTTCTGTGTTTTTTGGAATAATACTTGGTTTGTTCTTAGGTCTTGCACGCATATCTAAAAACTATTTTTTGAGAATACCTTCTACCATATATGTAGAGGTAATAAGGGGTACTCCTCTACTTATGCAGCTTTTAATAATCTATTATGCTCTACCTTCTTTTGGTATAAATTTAGGTGCAATCACTGCTGCCATTGTAGGTTTATCTTTAAATAGTGCTGCGTATACCGGAGAGATCTTTAGAAGTGGAATCCAGTCCATAGAAAAAGGACAGATGGAGGCTGCAAGGTCTCTTGGTATGACTTATTTTCAAGCGATGAGATATGTAATTCTTCCTCAGGCTTTCAGAAGAATTTTACCCCCTTTGACTAATGAATTTGTTTCCATGTTAAAGGAAAGTTCTCTTGCTTCTACTCTTGCTGTTACCGAACTTCTTAGGGCAGGTAGAGAGATCGTAGCTTGGAAGGCAAATGTATTTAGTCCATTTTTAGGGGTAACTTTGATATATTTGTTAATGACATTGCCTTTAACAAGACTCTCAGTATGGTTGGAAAAGAGGTTGAAAACAGGTGATTAA
- the dxs gene encoding 1-deoxy-D-xylulose-5-phosphate synthase, which translates to MLLQKINSPKDLKRLSIDELKTLSAEIREIIINTVENNGGHLASNLGTVELTLALHYVFDTPEDKIIWDVGHQAYTHKLVTGRAKDFHTLRQFGGISGYIAPWESEYDHFAVGHAGTSLSAALGFAKARDLKGEKYKVIAVIGDGALTSGMALEALNQIGYLNTDLIVVLNDNEHSISPNVGAIALYLAKLRKHPLYRFFKQTTQNLLKNSSIGKGLLAFDLKLERSLKSLLLENPMFEYWGFKYFGPFDGHDIPVLISVFKGIKDNLSCPVLIHITTKKGIGHKDAEATPSKFHSIGAKIEREKKVPTYTEVFGKALVELGEKYPEIVAITAAMPEGTGLSYFAQRFPERFFDVGIAEEHAVTFAAGLAKNGLKPVVAIYSTFLQRAFDQIIHDVCLQKLPIVFVLDRAGIVSDDGPTHQGIFDLSYLRLIPNMVISAPKDESELRDLLYTAINYPGPFAIRYPKSKGVGIGLKDHFERIEIGKSEILKYGKNVLILAIGSMVYPALEAESILKTEGISPTIVNVRFLKPLDVLTLEELISSHDVIITVEENVITGGLFGAISELVNILKLNKKVLPISLPDKFIEQGNAQLLRDIYGLSGHKIAEKIISVLEDVKV; encoded by the coding sequence ATGTTACTCCAGAAAATTAACTCTCCTAAAGATCTTAAAAGACTTTCTATAGACGAATTAAAGACTCTTTCTGCCGAAATAAGGGAAATCATCATTAATACTGTTGAGAATAATGGGGGACATTTGGCTTCAAATTTAGGTACCGTAGAATTAACTTTGGCCTTACATTATGTCTTTGATACTCCTGAGGATAAGATTATATGGGATGTGGGTCATCAGGCCTATACCCATAAGTTAGTAACAGGAAGAGCAAAAGATTTTCATACTTTACGGCAGTTTGGTGGAATCAGTGGTTATATTGCTCCTTGGGAAAGTGAATATGATCATTTTGCTGTAGGACATGCTGGAACATCTCTTTCAGCTGCTTTAGGTTTTGCAAAAGCAAGAGACTTAAAGGGAGAAAAATATAAGGTTATAGCGGTAATAGGGGATGGAGCTTTAACCTCGGGTATGGCTTTGGAAGCGTTAAATCAGATTGGTTATTTAAATACTGATCTTATTGTGGTTTTGAATGATAACGAACATTCAATTTCTCCCAATGTAGGAGCAATAGCTTTATACCTAGCAAAACTTCGAAAACATCCTTTATATAGATTTTTTAAACAGACAACCCAAAATTTATTAAAAAATTCATCTATAGGAAAAGGTTTATTAGCTTTTGATTTAAAGTTAGAGAGAAGTTTAAAAAGTCTTTTGCTTGAAAATCCCATGTTTGAATATTGGGGATTTAAGTATTTTGGTCCTTTTGATGGGCATGACATTCCTGTACTTATATCAGTTTTTAAAGGAATAAAAGATAATTTATCTTGTCCTGTATTGATTCATATTACAACTAAAAAAGGTATTGGGCATAAAGATGCGGAAGCAACCCCATCTAAATTCCATAGTATAGGGGCTAAAATTGAAAGGGAAAAGAAAGTACCAACTTATACAGAAGTTTTTGGTAAGGCTCTTGTGGAATTAGGAGAAAAGTATCCTGAGATTGTAGCAATAACTGCTGCTATGCCTGAAGGAACTGGGTTATCATATTTTGCACAAAGATTTCCCGAGAGATTTTTTGATGTTGGTATTGCTGAGGAACATGCAGTTACTTTTGCGGCAGGACTTGCAAAAAACGGATTAAAGCCTGTAGTTGCCATATATTCCACTTTTCTGCAAAGGGCTTTTGATCAGATAATTCATGATGTATGCTTGCAAAAACTTCCTATAGTTTTTGTTTTAGATAGGGCAGGAATAGTGAGTGATGATGGACCTACTCATCAAGGAATTTTTGATTTGTCTTATCTTAGACTAATACCTAATATGGTTATTTCTGCTCCAAAGGATGAGTCTGAGCTTAGAGATCTATTATACACTGCGATTAATTATCCTGGTCCCTTTGCTATACGGTATCCAAAGAGTAAAGGTGTAGGCATAGGTTTGAAAGATCATTTTGAAAGGATAGAAATAGGTAAAAGCGAAATATTGAAATATGGAAAAAATGTACTGATTCTTGCTATTGGATCAATGGTTTACCCAGCTTTAGAGGCTGAAAGTATTCTGAAAACAGAAGGCATATCTCCTACTATAGTGAATGTAAGATTCTTAAAGCCATTAGATGTACTAACTTTGGAAGAATTGATTTCTTCTCATGATGTCATAATAACTGTGGAAGAGAATGTGATTACAGGGGGACTCTTTGGAGCTATATCTGAGTTGGTAAATATCTTAAAGCTAAATAAAAAAGTTTTGCCAATTAGCCTTCCCGATAAGTTTATCGAGCAAGGTAATGCTCAGCTCTTAAGAGATATCTATGGCCTCAGTGGACATAAGATAGCTGAAAAAATAATAAGTGTACTGGAAGATGTTAAGGTGTAG
- a CDS encoding basic amino acid ABC transporter substrate-binding protein, with protein MRKILIIFLLFSLLMLYPVLGAGAVERIKKAGVLKVGSDVAYAPFEFMEGDKPVGFDIDIAQEIAKALGVKLQIINTSFDGIIAALKAKKFDIIISAMTITEERKKEIDFSIPYYDSGQIIVVRSDNKDINSEKDLKGKIVGVQLGTTGELTAKKLKDQVGIKEIRSYETIPEAFMDLELGRLDAVINDLPVSLYYSKNNPKLKCVGKPFTIEQYGIAVRKEDKDLLKKINEILTNLKKTGKYNQIYKKWFGVEPPK; from the coding sequence ATGCGAAAAATCCTAATTATATTTTTATTGTTTTCTCTCTTAATGCTTTATCCTGTTTTAGGAGCTGGTGCTGTTGAAAGAATAAAGAAGGCAGGAGTGCTAAAAGTAGGAAGTGATGTGGCTTATGCCCCATTTGAGTTTATGGAAGGGGATAAACCAGTAGGTTTTGATATTGATATTGCTCAGGAAATCGCAAAAGCGCTTGGAGTTAAATTGCAAATTATAAATACTTCTTTTGATGGTATAATTGCAGCTTTAAAGGCTAAAAAATTTGACATTATAATCTCTGCTATGACCATTACCGAGGAAAGGAAAAAGGAGATTGATTTCTCTATTCCTTATTATGATTCTGGACAGATTATTGTGGTAAGAAGTGATAATAAAGACATTAACTCAGAGAAAGATTTAAAAGGAAAAATAGTTGGAGTACAGCTTGGTACTACGGGAGAGCTTACTGCTAAAAAACTAAAAGATCAAGTGGGTATAAAAGAGATTAGAAGTTACGAGACTATTCCTGAAGCTTTTATGGATCTTGAGCTTGGGAGATTAGATGCTGTTATTAACGATTTGCCAGTTTCTTTATACTATTCTAAAAATAATCCAAAGTTAAAGTGCGTTGGAAAACCATTTACTATAGAACAATATGGAATAGCTGTTAGAAAAGAAGATAAAGATCTCTTAAAGAAGATAAATGAAATATTGACTAACTTGAAAAAAACTGGTAAATATAACCAAATATATAAAAAATGGTTTGGTGTAGAGCCACCTAAGTAA
- the ald gene encoding alanine dehydrogenase produces MIIGVPKEIKPEENRVAIVPGGVETLVKRGHKVLIEKGAGLGSGFSDEEFIKAGAIILERHEDVFYEAELILKVKEPLPEEYDLLSEGKILFTYLHLAASQDLTLNLLKRKIIGIAYETVQTDDGFLPLLAPMSEIAGRMAPQEGAKYLEKTFGGRGILLGGVPGVPPANVVIIGAGNVGFNSARIAYGMGASVTVLDINPRKLRYIDDYFQGKVITMFADEYNIRMAVEYADLIIGAVLVPGAKAPKIITRELLKNMKKGSVLVDVAIDQGGCAETSRPTTHKDPIYEEEGVIHYTVANMPGAVPRTSTRALTLNTLPYVIEIADKGWKRAVMENKSLARGVNIAYGRVTHEQVAKAFNLPYVPLEEVI; encoded by the coding sequence ATGATAATCGGTGTTCCCAAGGAGATTAAACCTGAGGAAAATAGGGTGGCAATTGTACCTGGGGGAGTAGAGACTTTAGTTAAAAGAGGTCATAAAGTACTTATAGAAAAAGGAGCAGGGCTTGGGAGTGGATTCTCAGATGAGGAGTTTATTAAAGCTGGAGCTATAATTTTAGAAAGACACGAAGATGTTTTTTATGAAGCAGAACTTATCCTGAAGGTTAAAGAACCTTTGCCAGAGGAGTACGATCTTCTTTCTGAGGGTAAAATTCTATTTACTTATTTACATCTTGCAGCTTCGCAAGATTTAACTTTGAATCTTTTGAAAAGAAAAATTATTGGTATAGCTTATGAAACTGTGCAAACCGATGATGGTTTTTTGCCTCTTTTAGCTCCTATGAGTGAAATAGCTGGAAGAATGGCTCCTCAAGAGGGAGCTAAGTATTTGGAGAAGACTTTCGGAGGAAGAGGAATTTTGCTTGGAGGAGTTCCTGGGGTACCTCCAGCAAACGTAGTTATTATTGGTGCTGGAAATGTGGGTTTTAATTCTGCAAGAATTGCCTATGGTATGGGTGCATCAGTTACCGTACTTGACATAAATCCCAGAAAATTAAGGTATATTGATGATTACTTTCAAGGAAAAGTCATAACTATGTTTGCAGATGAGTATAACATAAGAATGGCTGTTGAATATGCTGATCTTATAATTGGAGCTGTCTTAGTTCCAGGAGCAAAGGCCCCAAAAATTATCACGAGAGAGCTCCTTAAAAATATGAAAAAGGGTTCAGTGCTTGTGGATGTAGCTATAGATCAAGGAGGTTGTGCTGAGACTTCTCGTCCTACCACTCATAAGGATCCTATATATGAAGAGGAAGGAGTAATACATTATACTGTAGCAAATATGCCTGGGGCTGTTCCAAGAACTTCTACAAGGGCTCTTACTTTAAACACATTGCCTTATGTAATTGAAATTGCAGATAAAGGCTGGAAGAGAGCTGTAATGGAAAATAAGAGTTTAGCAAGAGGAGTTAATATAGCATACGGTAGAGTAACCCATGAACAAGTAGCGAAGGCTTTTAACCTTCCATATGTTCCATTGGAAGAGGTTATTTAA
- a CDS encoding TlyA family RNA methyltransferase, whose translation MKEKERLDVLLVKRGFFESREKAKAAIIAGVVKVNGNIVTKPDLKIPVDSLIEIKETIPYVSKGGFKLKKAIDTFGVDVRGKIALDIGASTGGFTDCLLQEGVTKVYAVDVGKGQLHEKLRKDPRVIVKEGINARYLKEEDIPDKVDIVTIDVSFISLLKIFPAIRKFLHDDSIIISLIKPQFEASPKEVSRGGIVKNIDVHIKILENIKEKLKEQGFFMQNVTYYLSKEGKGNIEYPSLFTIKQGTLIESRDIERVVQEAFLNWKLRSER comes from the coding sequence TTGAAGGAAAAGGAAAGATTAGATGTATTATTAGTCAAAAGGGGCTTTTTTGAAAGTAGAGAAAAGGCTAAAGCTGCCATTATAGCTGGCGTAGTAAAGGTAAACGGTAATATTGTGACAAAACCTGATTTAAAAATTCCTGTTGACTCTTTAATCGAAATAAAGGAGACAATTCCGTACGTTAGTAAAGGTGGATTCAAGTTAAAGAAAGCAATTGACACTTTTGGAGTTGATGTTAGAGGGAAAATTGCATTGGATATAGGAGCAAGCACAGGGGGATTTACAGATTGTCTTCTTCAGGAGGGGGTAACAAAAGTATATGCGGTTGATGTAGGGAAGGGTCAACTTCATGAAAAATTGAGAAAAGATCCAAGGGTTATAGTAAAAGAAGGGATAAATGCTAGGTATCTGAAGGAAGAGGATATCCCAGATAAGGTAGATATTGTTACTATAGATGTTTCTTTTATTTCTCTTTTAAAGATATTTCCGGCTATTAGAAAATTTTTACATGATGATAGTATAATTATATCTTTAATTAAGCCTCAGTTCGAAGCATCGCCTAAAGAAGTGAGTAGAGGTGGGATAGTAAAAAATATTGACGTACATATAAAAATATTAGAGAATATTAAAGAAAAATTAAAAGAACAAGGCTTTTTCATGCAAAATGTAACATATTATTTGAGTAAAGAAGGAAAAGGAAATATCGAATATCCATCTTTATTTACTATTAAACAAGGAACTTTAATCGAAAGTAGAGATATAGAAAGAGTAGTTCAGGAGGCCTTTTTAAATTGGAAATTAAGATCCGAAAGATAG
- a CDS encoding DUF2273 domain-containing protein: MDFKNLNFKEYKYRFIFSLIFLTIGILILLIGFWKTLFLLLCVLIGYLIGLIIDKNLFIDFIERLKDIFFVGRE, encoded by the coding sequence ATGGATTTTAAAAATCTCAACTTTAAAGAATACAAATACAGGTTTATTTTTTCTCTTATATTTTTAACTATTGGAATTTTAATTCTTCTAATTGGTTTTTGGAAAACTCTTTTTCTTTTGCTATGCGTTCTAATAGGATATCTAATAGGATTGATAATTGACAAAAATCTTTTTATAGATTTCATTGAAAGGTTAAAAGATATATTCTTTGTAGGAAGGGAATAA